AATGAACTATAAGTTCACTTAATCAAGGTCTTGATATACAGGCTTGGTTAAGGTTAGCAAATGCCTTACTGAAGTCTTGAAAACATCTGGCAGTGTAAAATACTTTTGTCTAGTTGAAAAAATTATCTATAGCACCCAACTTAATATATTTAAAAGATTGTAAATTTATGTATCAAGATTTTCTCAGTGGTGTGTTTTCCACACTACAAGGAGCTGTACTCTAGGGTACTCAAAGACAGAGACAAATTTTGTGATCTAATTTCCCCTGTTCTTTCTTTTGTATGAAGAATTTTTTTCTTGATGAGTATATTTACTGATGTCAACTAGTACTGTGATGTGTTTGTGGCTGTTGCAGAAACTGAAAGGAAAAGATTTCGAGACAAACTTTTATCTGCAGAGCAAGAACTTGCAGCGGCAAAACGACGTGAACAGGATCTTCAAGAACAGCTAATGAAGGGGGTCAACTCTTCTGAAGAACGTCTCCGGAGACAGTTGCAGTTGTTTAATGAGCTTGAGGTGCTTCCCATACAGCTTCAGTTTATGCatgcttatttttcttttgttcctgAAGTTGGCTTACTTGTTCCTGATGTAAATTTATGGAGTCCTGCTACTCCAAGTATTTTGGTAGAGGGAGTTCAATCTGCGTTGAGATTTATAAGtttcacaaatttcttttctattgCATGAAGCACTGGAATCTGGGTTATAAGTGGGTAGAAAATGGAAAACTGGGGCTGATACCGGTTTAATGCGTAATTTTCTTACAGCACCATATCAGAGGCTTATTTAGGAGCTTCCTTTTGATTCTGCAAGTTTGTGCTGTGAAACCTGTGGCCATGGCTTTTATGTTGCAACGTGTCTCATGTTTTTTTAGTTCTTAATCATTATGCATGCAGTTCTGTGTCAAACTAACATTTCTTTGGGCTTGGTGTGGAGTAAATACATACTTTTGAGTACGTTGCAATTAGCTTGAATAATTATGGACACCACATGATATGCTTATATGGTTATCCTGTTTAATTTTGTGTGTAAAAGTAACAAGTCACTGTTGTTTTTGGTTTTGTAGATAAAGTTCCAAAATGAGGTGAATCTTCGCGAAAAGGCTCAATCTTTGGCAGCATTGGCTGAAGAAAAAGCAAGCGCACTGGAGGCGAAATTACAAAAGGTCTCTCAGAGTACCGAAAAGGAGAAAATTCGGCTCCAGAATGAGCTTGCGCACCTGAAAAGCGATTCAAAACTTTCTGTGTCCAGAATTAGTGCAGATGTTGGTATCTATTTgttttgcttatttttatcatgtttatttGGACATTTGTATgtaaatttattcttttggcTGCTTAGCTTGAGAGAATGGAATGCCGAGCTAAACATGCAGAGGAAGAGTCAAAACTATTGAAGGATCAGATGGAACAACTCAGAAAGCGACTTCATGAGGTTATAAATTTCCTAGTTCTCATATTCTATGAAGTGTTAGTCCTTGTTCTTCACCCAAGACTTTGGGGTTCATTCATTTGCTACGAGTCATGATTTTGGCTTTTCCATACCAGCCTATCAATGGATTTACTGATTGACACGGAATACTTATTTTTGAATTTAGCTTTCCTTCTtgaactttttctttttgttattttactGTTGCCACAGTCATGcttctttatttgttttttagGGGTTTAAGTATTTTGCTGAAATTTTCTTACCATTGGATTAAGATACTGATCTTTCTTGTTTGACCAGTGCATGCAGCAGAAAGGTGAGATGGAGAAAAGGTTGTTACATGCTACTCCACAAGAATCTCCCTCTACAGACAGTAGTATATTGCTAAAGCATTTGCAAGAAGAACTCAGGAATTATGTAAGTCGTATTCTTATCTGTTATGATCTAAATGTGTTTTCCCTTCTTACTAATTCCAAGTCACTGGAGAATGCTGAAGAACCGATGCCTCAAATTTTGGGTACATGGAGTTGGAATGATCCTGGCCTCAAAGTATTTATGTGATTCGGTATAGGACAATTGTTGTTTTGAATATATTCTAGGCACAACTGAAGATAATAAAAACCAAAAAGCCGagaaatttaaggaaaaatgaatttaattACTGGCTACTAAGTTTAATCAAATGACGGAGTCCAATGGGTACTGCTTCCTGTTTGCTAGATTGCATGGTCTTTACTGCACACTTGTATGCCTTTTTGGTGTGTATAATGTACTGCAGAAAATAGCTCAAAATAGTGGGAAAGAGATGTACAATATACCTCACAATGGGTGTATTTTCGGCTTGTCGCTTACAAAGAAACTAATAGCAAGTCCAAAAGCTGGTAATTGGACTTGCAGGGTGGCAAGATGATTCTTCTGTTCCAAATAGTGCATCACAGAAAATCCTGACTTTCAAGTGGGATATACAGTAATacaaatctttttttcttttctttttttttgggagaattTACCTATTTATCACTTCATATGGCCGAATAGCCTCAATGTACAATATCAGCTAGCTTTATCTAGTTATGCTGTTTCCTTGTTTCCTCTTCTGTAAAGACAGCTTACTTGTTTGAAAGTGCATGTAATGTTTTCTGTATGAACTATGAAAGCATCTTTGCAATTTTGATTGCTCTTAATATCTTGAACTTCAGATCATCACGTAATATGGTCTGAAAAACTTCACATGGTGGACTTAGTTTTATTACTTCTCTTCTCTATTTATGAAGTCATTTAGTTGGAATGTTTTGTGTGTTGGCTACAAAATTCTTTTCCCCAATATACATTTCGGCCTTTGGCCACCCTACAACAACAATACTTACTTCATTTTTTGTTGGGATTTTGACTGTTGAGATGCTCCAAATCAGTACTTCACTTTTATTTTCTATTGTTTAGTTTTGACACTGCTTTCCCTTTCTCACTGCTCATATGTACAATGTatctcctttttttgttttgtgtctTCCCTTCACATTGCAGCTGTAAGTATTTGATAAGCCATTTAAATTCACCTTAATCCAATAATCAGGAATCTGAAGTACATGAGGCAAGAAAACTGAAATCCTCTCATGAAAATGTTGAGTTACTGAAGGAGAAAttacaagaagaaaagagaCGTAGAGAAAGGGCGGAGTTAGACATCCTTAAATTGCCGGAAATCCAATTGAGGATTGAGAAGCTACAGGATGAGTTGTCTGCTTGGaaatctttgatgaaagatATTCCGGGCGTGTCATGTGCTGATGACGTACCTATGAAATTTGCAGCTCTGCAAAAGTATGTATTTGACGCAGTCCTACCTTTTGTGGTCATCAACTTGACTTTCCAAAAGCAAAAGACTTCACTTAATTTTTAATTGCTAAATAAAGGAGTTTCTACatgttttgaagaatgagtttgGATTTTAGTGCTCTCTTATTCATTAATGCTGGAAAGTGGGTAGCttatactaaattaatatttGGTATATTTTAATTAATAAACCCTGTTTCTTTGGACATCATCTCTTATATGTTAATGAATATTTCCTGCATGTGGGATTTTTTGACTTTGGATTGGCATCATGTTCAGAGAAGTGATTGATAGCATGATGAAAGTTGGCGAGGCACAGGTACGTTTGAAAGAGATTGAGGTGGCTCTAGATGCTGCAGAGCTTGATAAACAAAATGCAATTACTGAAGCTACATTGGCTAAAGAGAAGGCAGAATCGTCAAAGTCAGAGGTCAAGAGGATTGAATTGATGGTTAGTAGGACATGACTTTGCTGTTGTGCCTGATAgtatttctcttttttccccTCTCCCAACCCTCAAAAAGAAGTTTACTGTCATCATATTCAAAGTGCAGCAACTTTTGCTAAGCTTCTGCAGCAAAATGGGACATTCTTGTGTCTGTCTTCAGAAGCCATTCTGTTTCTCTGTGAGCTGTAATAATCTATTGGAAAATTCATGATTATTTTATCTTACTAGTAATATAGAAAATGCTTTTTCTGTATGAAGAACTGAGTGTTCATAACCTAATTTGGGTCGAAGGGTGTAGGGAATGATAGAGGCAAGAGCACTTTGGTCTTCCTTTTTTCTGAAGCTTTGTCAATTTGCTAGAACTGGTAAAGTTAGTTGTGCTTTTTCTTTTGACTGTTCTCTGAAGGTCTGTTTGGTGAAAAGTCATATGTAGGCCATTTCATGGTTCAATGACTGGAAATCTTATGATACTGCTCCAAGATTGTGTTTTGAATTTGAGGCAATGATGAATGTAAACTTTATGTCAAAGTTCCAAAAGCTACATAGTGCAGGTTGATTTTTCTGTTGTTTGGTTAGCAATAAATCAAGTACTGCCATCTCATTCCTCAAAACTCAGTTCTTGTCTGTATTTTCTACATTTATGAGGTTTGCTGTGCTTGTTTGTGTCACTGCAGCTTGCTTCTGCTTTGGAAGAAAGAGACCGcctaaaaaatatgtttaatgaATTAAATAGGGAAAAGCATGCTCAGGGTGGGCCAGAAGTAACAAGCGGAGCACTTGTTCAGGTTGGTGTGGTCAATGTTCTTCAACATATACTTTTGTGGATTTTTAACTAAAATGCCTGTAACTTGTTTGTGAGGAAAGGAGCTGGAAGCATCTATTGCCAAGAAGGAGAACTATATAAAGGAACTAGAAAGCAATTTGCACGAGCAAAACCTTATTAATATCCACCAGCAAAATGAAATTAAGTTGCTAAGTGTGAGGCTAACTGATGAAGCCAGAAGAATAAAGTCATTAGAGAGGGAGGGTGATCGACTTCGTTCTGAGTTAGCTCTATTGGAGTCCAAGGTTTGTTTTCTAAACTACAAATTTGCTAGGATGTTCTGATGTTTGCTGTCCCTATCATTCTTGAGCACCTTTTCACGCTTATGGGTATGGTAACCAAATAGGAAGTGGCAAAAgacgccccatttttttttaatgtttttataaaagaaaagtgagaGCAAAGAATGATGATGAGCTACTTTGAAGTCTGAACTAAATTTAAAAGTTTCACCTATTGTACATTAGAAGTTAGAAGGTTGCCAAACAAGATTTACAAAAGGACTTTCTTAAGGCAAAAGTTAGAATCAGCAGATTTTTAGCAGACGAGAACAAGTTGTATATTCTTCTGTTCTAGCATCATGAACTTCTGTGTTGTAGTAgttcctttatttatttatttttttgctgCAGTTGGGGCATGGCGATTTTTCATCTGCAAATACAAAAGTTTTGAGAATGGTGAATACTCTTGCTGTAGACAATGAGGCAAAACAAACAATAGAGGCTTTGCAAAATGAGCTGCAAAAGACAAAGGAGAAGTTACAGGCTGTTGAAGAGTTGAAAAAGCAATCAGGTAATCTGAGACTCCTGAAAGTGCAAGTGATAGGATAattaacatgaagtattcactttgTTTTGGTACTGTTGTCAGTTTCAAATATGGATCGGCTTCCCAAttaaggaaggatttggagtagATAGACTACTTTTCTCAAGAATAGGCTGCCATAAATATATACAGTTGCAGATTAAATACTCCAGGAATTTAGCAGTTGgtaggcttttttttttgtttcattcgAAGCATTGCCTGTTTGTTAGGCTTTGCATTTGCTAGAATAGGGTGATTGATTAGAGGAATGATGTTGTGAAAGGTATGGTTTGAGTAAAACATAAAATCTTACTGAAATTCAACTGTTGCATTTCTAAGACAAAGACTATCTGTTATAGGCATTTGAAATTCAGGGATTTAACTTTGGAGctccaaaatgaaaatcagccacCACCTATAAACTTCATAAGACATCAGGACACTGGAGCATCAATTTACCAATGCAGCAGCAAGATAACCAACCTCTGATTCTGACTTGACTCTATGTCCAGTGATTCCCCTATTTGGTGAATAACAACAGCTACCATAAAGCAGACAAATTGCCTAACATGTGCCTCCTTGAAACTTTTGTTGGATTTGTCATATGCTTTATGCTGTAAAACTCTGCAAACAAGCTGGGTAAAGCAGCCCTTGGTCTTGGTCGCATTGGTGGGTGATGCAGAACATGT
This portion of the Coffea arabica cultivar ET-39 chromosome 2e, Coffea Arabica ET-39 HiFi, whole genome shotgun sequence genome encodes:
- the LOC140036875 gene encoding mitotic spindle checkpoint protein MAD1-like isoform X2 encodes the protein MKGVNSSEERLRRQLQLFNELEIKFQNEVNLREKAQSLAALAEEKASALEAKLQKVSQSTEKEKIRLQNELAHLKSDSKLSVSRISADLERMECRAKHAEEESKLLKDQMEQLRKRLHECMQQKGEMEKRLLHATPQESPSTDSSILLKHLQEELRNYESEVHEARKLKSSHENVELLKEKLQEEKRRRERAELDILKLPEIQLRIEKLQDELSAWKSLMKDIPGVSCADDVPMKFAALQKEVIDSMMKVGEAQVRLKEIEVALDAAELDKQNAITEATLAKEKAESSKSEVKRIELMLASALEERDRLKNMFNELNREKHAQGGPEVTSGALVQELEASIAKKENYIKELESNLHEQNLINIHQQNEIKLLSVRLTDEARRIKSLEREGDRLRSELALLESKLGHGDFSSANTKVLRMVNTLAVDNEAKQTIEALQNELQKTKEKLQAVEELKKQSADAGTLVDSYVSGKIVQLKEQIATLEKREERYKTVFAERISVFRRACCELFGYKIVMDDHQRPDGIPVTRFTLQSIYAQADDERLEFEYESGNTNITVNDYTRQPEISHQVEIFIRKMNSIPAFTANLTMESFNKRTLS
- the LOC140036875 gene encoding mitotic spindle checkpoint protein MAD1-like isoform X1; this translates as MILRTPAPRKRRAESALLEEDNQFLNSRSPNNTKNNVSNSNKQLVIYEDSPSAPVPESSHDHPITSDHMLCTYQCRQMVKAEFFDALSNAEKQARECQSKLDALNEDFCKAETERKRFRDKLLSAEQELAAAKRREQDLQEQLMKGVNSSEERLRRQLQLFNELEIKFQNEVNLREKAQSLAALAEEKASALEAKLQKVSQSTEKEKIRLQNELAHLKSDSKLSVSRISADLERMECRAKHAEEESKLLKDQMEQLRKRLHECMQQKGEMEKRLLHATPQESPSTDSSILLKHLQEELRNYESEVHEARKLKSSHENVELLKEKLQEEKRRRERAELDILKLPEIQLRIEKLQDELSAWKSLMKDIPGVSCADDVPMKFAALQKEVIDSMMKVGEAQVRLKEIEVALDAAELDKQNAITEATLAKEKAESSKSEVKRIELMLASALEERDRLKNMFNELNREKHAQGGPEVTSGALVQELEASIAKKENYIKELESNLHEQNLINIHQQNEIKLLSVRLTDEARRIKSLEREGDRLRSELALLESKLGHGDFSSANTKVLRMVNTLAVDNEAKQTIEALQNELQKTKEKLQAVEELKKQSADAGTLVDSYVSGKIVQLKEQIATLEKREERYKTVFAERISVFRRACCELFGYKIVMDDHQRPDGIPVTRFTLQSIYAQADDERLEFEYESGNTNITVNDYTRQPEISHQVEIFIRKMNSIPAFTANLTMESFNKRTLS